ttagcaCTTGTCACTAATGGGGAGGGCTATGGATTCATTCTTTTAAGATGCACTAATTGAATGATATGGGAAATAACTGTAATCAGCCACCATTTTTCATAGCTTTCACAGATGCCACAACAGAATTTAATTTATGGTGTTTAAAATGGGGAAAATGCAATTTTCCTAGATTACGGAATTTACCAAGAAAAATCCCAAGTCATGCTTCTAAAACTCCAGTTTAGAATACCCTTAAGAACAGCAAGATGGGgagaattaaaaaacaaaacaaatatcaaaaaGCATTGCAAGTGGATCCTTCTAACAACATTTATACTTTGGAGCAACTAGCATATGCTAAAATGGACGTCATTTTTAATCCTTTTTTTAAGTGAAAACGATATGGGATTATTAGATGTCTTACTAAATGATCTGTGCTTTTTTGGTTTATTCATACGAAGTAACATCATTCCAAAAAGATTCTCATTGAATCAGATTTTTAAGTTGTTAATAATCAAGCTCAAAATGATTGCCTTGCCATTGGAGAGTTCAATTCTTCTCGAACGACATCTGTATAGGTAGAGTAACAATAAAATGATGCATTTCATTTGCACCAAAAGCATCAAAAGTTTAAAAGACACAACCTTCTTGAGTATGCTCGAAAAATAATCAAGATTAAGAAACTCGTGCCTTCCAAAAATGAGCTCTAGAAGAAATGACAAGGATAATCATCTACCAAAGGAGCaccaatgaaaaatgaaatatatacatGTTTTCAAAAAAAGCATTAGTGGCTTCTAGCTAAGCGCAACATCAGATGCCCAAAGTAATGTAATTATAATGCTACTTGCATGCCGTTTGGAAAGGTAATAGATATGCCAACACCAAAGAGCAGCAAGAGTTCTGTGCAGCTTGGAATCAGGACATAGATATACCTCACTTCTCAATGAAGATGCTGCTTGAACATTCTCCTTCACTTCAGGAAGCACCAAAGCCTTCTCAAGCGGAGTGGACTTCATTATACCATGTACCAAACCTTTACCATGCGACATTTCTTCTGAACAAGCATGATATATAGAAATCAATTTTAGCAGAAATGACaagtcaataaaaaaattagccCAAGTGGCAAGCTCATCAATCCTATTCAACACTGTAAAGTGTCATTATGACAGTCAAGATTAATCTAAACTTGATGGATTCACAACTAGTTAGGAGCTCCTCCCATCAAAATTCTAGTACCATCAGAGGAAAAGGGGTAGAGGGAATTACCATCAGTCTGTGGCACATGACACTGGGTAGAAGAAGTGAGGTGTGACTAGTAGTGTATCAAAGATCTAGAAACTAAACTGctatttaagaaagaaaagataaagacCAACAAGAAAGAAATGATATAAACTAACCTTTGGGTCTAGATTGCACTGTCAAACCTGTGCACTGCAGATTATTGAGGAGAAATATGCTATCAGTACCTTGAACAGTTAAACAAACAATAACACCAAGAACGAGTATCAGATGCTATCTTACATTTAGCCGATCAGTCAAATCTTTCTGAGTATCACGCTTGTCTAGAGTCTCTTCAGTGGCTGACTTTTTATCTTTCGTCTGTTCCAACAGTTTTCTAGACTGATACTCCTACTTGATCAGTGACAAAATCCAATGTGTTTGAAatcatttttcaacttctctAGCCAAGATCTTAACAAACTAATCCAAAATATTACCTCTGAGAATCtgttaattttatcaagagatATCTGATCTGATGACTGATCAAAATCAGCTTTAATTTTCTCATCTTCATCCCTCTCATTGCCGCATTCAGTTTCAGgttctttttcaatttcatcCAACCTGGCAATCATATGAgcatatttttcatcattaacTGCAAGTTTTGCATTGTCTTCATCCCTCTCGTTGACAAATTCAGCTTCAAgttcttctttctcaagttCATCCAACCTGGACATCATACGAGCATATTCTTCGTCGCTAACTgcaacattttcaatatcttcaTGCGTCTCATTGCCATATCCAGCTTCATATTCCGCTTTCTCAAGTTCATCCAACCTGGACACCATACAAGAATATTCTTCATCTTCAACTGCAACTTTCACCTTATCTGCTTCAGAAAAACTAGGAGGATGTTCTTTTGGTGGACCTGAAAAAGTAGATTTGACTTCATAAGTGCACATAGGCTTCACAATAGTGCCCATTCATATAAAACTACAAGCAGGCCTGAACATGAAAATTATTGATTAGTTCAATTATACACTTGCTtatgtaaataatattaatgcaaTGATAAATCAAACCTCTAGAGCATATACAATATTCCATACATTTATAAATTTTGGCATTAAAGATCTTGGGAGGGCCtgggaatttttttaataagatagaTAGATACTTTTGCAATGACCAAGAATATGAGAGGCATAATGAAATTACACTGAGGGTATACAGAAAAtacactaattatatatattatatatatatatatatatatatatagagagagagagagagagagagagagagagagagagagatagaaggGAGAGAGTCCTAGAAAGCAAAGCTTAAAAGGCATAGGttatctccatagccatttaCCAAGTAGTGCCCTGTTGAGAATTCTCAAGTTTCGGAGCCCCAATCCACCATTTTCCATGTGTGTGCATACTTTctcccatttgatcaaatggaattttttcacATCTTCCAAACTACCCCATAGGAAATCGCGGAAGGTCTTCTCCAATCTAAGTGCCACACTTGCAGGCAaggggaaaagagagaggaaatatgTGGGAAGATTAGATagagtgctcttaataagagtgacTCTGCCGCCTTTGGATAGATAAAGTCGTTTCCATCCCGCAAGTTTACTTTCAATTTTCTCGACCACCCCATCCCACATGGACTTGGATTTGTGAGAGGCCCCCAAAGGGAGACCTAGATATTTCATAGGCAAGGATGAGACCTTGCAGCCCAGAAAAACAGCCAACTCACTTAGATTGTCGACCTCACCAACTTGAACCATTTCAGATTTTGCAAGGTTGACCTTGAGTCCGGAGACGGCTTCGAAACAGAGCAATAGAGCCCTAAGAGAGCGGATCTGATCAGGGTCTGGCTCGCAAAAGATCAGAGTGTCGTTGgcaaagagaagatgagaaatacAGAGATTACCATGGGTGGAGCCGCCCACTGAGAAACCCGAGATGTGACCACCCTCCACCATTCTATGTAACATTttgcttaaaacatccattactAAGATGAAAAGGAGAGGTGATAAAGGGTCTCCTTGCCGTAGGCCCCGGGAGCTATTGAAGAAGCCTTCGGGAGTGCCATTAACCAAAATGGAGAATCTGACAGTTGAGATACAATGTTTCATCCATTGACACCACATTTCCCCAAAACCGTACCTGCCAAGTATGTGTATCAAAAAATCCCAGTTTACATGATCAAAAGCTTTCTCCATATCCAGCTTGCACAGGATACCCGGAATACCAGATTTGACCCAACTTTCTAAGCATTCGTTGGCAATTAGAACGGAGTCGAGAATTTGCCTCCCtttcacaaaggcattttgagacTTCGATATGATCTTTCCCATAACGGTGCTCATCCGTTGGGCTAGCActttggaaataattttgtaaacccCACTCACCAAGCTAATGGGGCGAAAATCCTGCACCTCTACCGAGCTTGCCTTTTTTGGAATAAGGGCGATGAAGGAGGCATTGAGACTTTTCTTAAATTTCAGgaaagagtgaaattcaaaaaaaaccTTCATAATGTCCCAGCTagcttgaaagaaagccatagtgAAACCGTCGGGGCCTGGGACCTTGTCTTTTTCCATCCCTTTTAAAACTTTAAGcacttcctcctcttcaaactGCCTTTCTAACCACGCTGCACTTGATGCATCAATAGAGTCAAAAGTTAACCCATCTACCTTAGGCCGCCAGGAATGTTGCTCTTTAAGCAACTGGTCGTAAAAGTGCACGATGTGTTCCTTGATGGTTGCCCTGTTGGAGATAATCCTCCCGTCGGAATGTAAAACCTCAATGGCGTTGGTTTGTCTATGGGAATTGGCGACACTATGAAAGAATTTAGTGCACTTgtccccttctttcaaccaaaggGCTCGTGATTTTTGTCTCCAGGATATCTCCTCCAAGAGCGTGATTTTTTCCAGTTCGGCTATCACCAccgttttcctttccttctcctCAGCCGTGAGGGCCACAGATGCTTCTCTGTCCTCCAAGAGCTGCAGTTCCTGAAAAAGAGTGTGTCTTTGGCTATTTAGATTCCCGAAGGTTTCCAAATTCCATGTTCTTAGGTCATTTTTCAAGAATTTAAGTTTTCCGGCTAAAACAAAACTGGGGGTGCCCGAAATCTGATAGGAGGACCACCAAGATCTGATTTTGTCCATAAATCCCTCCACCttcagccacatattctcaaatttgaagtaTCTCCGCCCCTCGTGAATAACTCCACAATCCAACATGAGTGGAAAGTGATCTGAGCAAAGCCTGGGAAGGCGCTTCTGACAAAGGGTGGGGAAATGTGTCTCCCAAGACGGAGAGACCATAAATCTGTCCAGGCGAGACCATGCCCTCCCATTTGACCAAGTATAGTCACCCCCCCCTAGGGGTAGATCAAGCAAGTCCAGTTCGAATATTAAAGCTGAGAAATCAGCCATGGCTGATCCCGAGTTAGAGTCCCCCGACCTTTCACTCGAGAACCGAGTGGTGTTGAAATCGCCTCCAATGCACCAAGGACCCTCCCACCAACTACACAAGCCAGCGATCTCGTCCCAAAGAAGCTTCCTGCTATTATCATTATTCGGgccataaacacctgcaaagCCCCACGCGAACCCATCCTCCAAAGATTTAAAGAAACATGCAACCACAAACTCCCCAAAGGATTCTTCCACCAAATCAACAACtctcttatcccacatcacaATAATGCCCCCTGAGGCGCCCTTGGAAGGCAAGCTAGTCCATCCCGCATAAGAGCAATTCCATAAACTTCTAACAATATTCCTATCTACGTACTTCAATTTGGTCTCCTGTAAACAAATGATGTCCACCTTCCAATCCCGGATTAGGTTCTTCACCCTAAGGCGTTTGTTCGGGTTGTTTAAACCCCGAACATTCCATGAAAGGATTTTGGGCTTCATGGATCACCTAAGGTTACCCTATCAGTAATTCTTTCCCGGCTAGCGCTACCTTCTCGATCATAATTTACGGAACATGAAAGTCTCTTTAATTCCCTTTCCCTTTTGCTAGCGGATCGGAGGTGGTGAGACTGCTCTGCTGCAATGGCTGTGAACAATGCTGTCAACTGGTCCTCGAAGCCGACGCAAGAAATCCCCGCGCAATGCCGAATGTCCTCTACCTTCTTCAGCACCCAATCCGTTTGTGGGTCAGACCACGGCAATGCTGGGGGCAACGAGCAAAGTGGGCTTGGATCATCCCCTTCATTCCCCACAACATCCCCTTCAATCCCCATATCAGTGAAAGGTACCAGAAGGCTTGACCCTAAATCTGCCTCCCCTTCTTCTCCCACTTCAAGACCAAGTTCAACCTCTTCCTCAAGCGTACAAAGAACCCTAGAGGTAAATTCAGAGGAATCCATCAAGGAAGGAGCAAACCGAACTGCTGGTGAGGAGTGATCTTCATTCCCGGAGGAGAAATGGCCCTCGGAAGAGAACCCAGTAGCTTCCAAAGGACAGATCGGAAGCTTCTGTCATGGAAATTCATACGCAATGGCTGGGAAGCTTTTTTTGCTAATTGCAGATTGGTGGTGGGAAGGGGCAATCAAGTTAGTTTTTGGCATGACACTTGGTGTGGCGAGTTTGCTTTGAAGATCACTTTTCCTTCCCTATACAGTATTGCGTCTGATAAGGAGGCCACAGTTGCTGATAACTCCAACAGCTCTTCTACCTTCACGCATTGGTCAGTAAGATTCACACGagcggcacaagattgggaattgGGAGACATTGCCGATTTCTACAGCGCGTTACAAGCATTGAAGCTACATGCTAATAGAGAAGATCACCTCCTTTGGTCGCCCACGGGAAATGCACGTTTCTCAGTACGTTCCTTTTACAAGGTACTTTCGGCACACCCCTCCACTGAattcccttggaagagcatttggaggactAAGGCACCTTTAAAAGTGGCCTTCTTCGTATGGCTAGCATCTCACGAGAGTATACTGACTATCGACAAACTGAGAAGATGTGGCCTTTACctaatggattggtgctttatgtgcaaaCACAACAGCGAGACAGCGGACCATTTACTTCTTCATTGTGAAGCTGTCACGGCATTATGGGATGACATCTTTACGAGACTAGGCTTGGCATAGGTAATGCCTAGAAAGGTGGTTGAtcttttggcttgttggagaGGAATCCGGGGCAAGGGGCAGATCGCAGACATTTGGAAAATGGTGCCACTTtgcctaatgtggtgcacatggaccGAGAGGAATAGTCGCTGTTTCGAGGATAAGGAGCGATCTCCGGAAGGCTTTAGGGCTTTCTTTTACCACACTTTAGTTTTATGGGCATCCTCTATTGTACTGAATGGCACTTCTTTTTCTGAACTTTACGCTGCTCTTTGCAGCTCTTAGCCTGTAGCAAGGCACTTTGTATaccccctgtgtacttgggccttgcccttttcttttctaatatatttcttcttacttatcaaaaaaaaaaggcataggTTAACTGTCATCCACCAGCAAGCTGTATTGAGAAATAATGCCTTGAGAACTTCAGTCTCgaggaggtgtggttttgggaGTAGTTTGGTTGGATAGTCTGCTCTTCACAATCTTGGTGAATTGCTCTCCACTGGATTTTTCAACAGCTCAGATGGATTGCGAAAGGGTGATCCACTGTCTGCTCTTCAGTCTCgaggaggtgtggttttgggaGTAGTTTGGTTGGATAGTCTGCTCTTCACAGTCTTGGTGAATTGCTCTCCACTGGATTTTTCAACAGCTCAGATGGATTGCGAAAGGGTGATCCACTGTCTCCCTTGCTGTTTGTCATGACTATGAAAACCCTTAATAGGATGATTTCAGCATTAGTGGAAGAAGGCCATCATTCCAGCTCCCAATAGGGATGCAGAATAAGGAGGGATTACtcatctcatattttatttgcagatgacaTGCTGATTTTTTGTAAAGCAATCTTGAGCACTTGCCTTGcttgtttctttattttgcaGTAGTCTAAGATGTGAAGATTAACTTGGCTGAACCCGAGTTACAAACAGTTGGTAATGTGGATGACAATTCCAGCCTGGCTAGTATCTTGGAATATTGAGTGTCTTTGTTGTTGATGACGTAGATCAGCCAGCTAAGCTTATTTTAAGGAAAAGATGATAAGAGAGGATATCTTGGAGAAATTAAAACATTGATTGGCTAGAGGGAAGAAGTCAAATATATCTTGGGCGGCAGCATAACTTTGATCAAGGTCTCCCTCAAACCTACTTTGTCATTATTCCACTCCCTGTAGCACTTCCTATCCATATTGAGAAGCTAAAAGGGAGTTCTAACAGAGTGCTAAGGGGAAGGAGATGAAATTCCAGTCGGTGAGTTGGCTTAAGGTGTGGACTTCAATATAGCTTTATTGGAGAAGTGGCTCTGATGCTATAGCCAATGATAGAAGTGGCTTATGAAAAGTGGTGATAGAGATAAAGTATAGCAGTAAATGAGTGACTAGTgcttaaataaaatgaatgggAGTTTCAAGGTTGGTTTATGGAAAAGCATCCGAAGAATCTAGAGAGAGTTTTCCAGGTGCATCACATGTATGGTAGAGAATGAAACCAAGACAAAGTTTTCGGATGATGTATGATGTAATGATCAGCCTCTTAAAAGGGCTTTCCCCAAATCTATTCAACGTTGGTAGGGAGAATAATGCATTGGCAACCAACAAGATATAAATTTCAAATGGCTCTCCTCAATGAGAGAAATGGCTCAGAATTGGGATGTTGATTTCTATACCTCCTTCTATGATAGGTTATATTCTCTTTGGTCAAGTTTGGGTGTGTAAGATAAGGTCCTTGGAGCATATCGAAGAGAGTGGGGTTTCAAGTCAAGTCTTTTCAAAATGCACTAGCCAATGGTACTTTTTCACGGAAAACCATTTGGACCAAAGTTCCCTTGAGGGGCACCTTCTCTGTTAGGACATTTCCAGTTGGGAAGATCCTCTAGAATATTTTAGAAAGAGACATCATGGTGATAGAATGGCATTGTATGAGGAATCGGGATGGCAATTAGGGGGATCATCTCATATTTCATTATAACATAGCTTCATTATGGCAAGCTGTTCTCAATTTGTTTGGGCTTAGATGGATGATGTCTTGAAGGGGGATTTATCTTCTAGCATTTTAGGAAGGGCAATTTGAGAGTAATCATAGTGAGACCTTGGGGAAAATGATTCTGGGCTGGTTCATAACAATCATTTATTTTTGTCTTGTTTGCTACGAATATGCTAAATCGGTGTTTTCATGGATATATGACGTGACCACTGTTGCAACTCGAAGCATACAGCAAACAAtcgttcccccccccccccccccccctttttttttgaGATGAGGAACCCCAGAGACCATACAAATCCAACATGTCTATTACCCGGTTAAATACCAAAGCCATGTAATACTCCTACATCACACATCAGGTAAATCACCGGCTTCTCACCAATGGGACATGgtcctagaaattgtttgcacccaagattGAAACCTTAGACCTTGGGGGAGCATACCCTCAGAGCCTAGGCCTTTACAACTTGAGACAACCCTTAAGGGTTGATagcaaacaaacataaataacaaaagaaaaagaaaaagaaaaagaaaaaaaaaaaaaaaaaaggaagtatATTATTACCAAATTGCAATCAAGCCCTccaatactttttaaaattaaacagTTTCAGTACCAAGCCACTAATAAATAACAACAAGAGGCAAGAACCTGCCTGATTGAGATTCCCTTTCAGTAAAATTTTCCTCCACGTAATCTTCCCTTATCTCTACAAGGCCCTCCTGTTGTAGGCATGAATGACAATACCAACAGGTCAATTCTTAAGTACTTAGGGCCATCAAATACATTATATGATAAGTAACACATAAGGaaatgatagaaaatattttttctataaaggGGGACAAGGGGAAGCAAGCATAACAGAAATTAATACaaaatagattatattaaaaaaaaggggggtCTCTATGACCTTAGAGAGAAGGCATTATTAGATGTCAGAGACAAGGCATTATTACTATGTAAATATTCAATGGccaatgtcataaaaaaaatcaacaaagctatgttttttaaggaaacAGTAAGATAGATAATGTAGTTCCTTAAAAGCAGGTGCCCAAAATTATATACTTGCACGATTGACTAGCAAAAGGGTTGCCACATCAAAAACTTATTTGCTCTTAAGTCATATATCATAATCACAGACAACATGCACGAACATGTAGACTACAAATGCATCAATTACATAAACAAAGATTAACTATTCTCAAAACCATGGGCCGTTTTCAACGTCTTGCTAGAGTGCCcgtataatttttctgctacTTTGGTTCCAGTGGGAAATGTTCCCGGTGTGGAGAACATGGATCACCTTTTCGGGTGCAAAGCTTAGTCTTTACCAATGAAATATCTCAGTCTCCCATTGAGTGCATCATTCAAGTCAAAGTATTTGGGATGGGGCGATCAAAGAAAGGGAACGAAGATTGGCTATTTGAGTTTAATCTCTTGGATAAAAAGAGTTCTAATATTTCTAAAtgggtttgtttattttttttttcttttatttgatatataaaagAGCATGCTGCTAAATAGCACAACGCGAGAGAGACAAACCGCTGCTTCAGAAGCCGTGATGCCAAAAAAGGAAGCCTCGGCCTTAAGGTCCTGCATCGTGGCCTTCAGAGACTCAACTTGGGACTGCAAAGCTTTCCCTCTTCTTTTCAGAATCTCCACGGTCTGTTTGGATGTTCTTTCCACATGGTAACCTTCTCCTAAAAGAACCTAAATTACACAAATCATTAAGTAACACAAAATCTGTTTTCTTCTTCAATCAAATAAACTGAATATAAAAATACTCGAACTTTTATTTTTACCAGAAACTCATTTGTGTGTATCAAACGGCCTGGGAAAAATGCCGCTTTCCCGAAAGGAACCTATGAAGAAATTTCAAAAGTTGAGAGGAAGGTAAGTTTCAAGAGAGGTAAaagtttgtgtgtgtgtgtgtgtgtgtgtgtgtgtgtgtgtgtgagagagagagagagagagagagagagagagagagagagaggagggtgTTTTGCCATGATATTGTGGTGGAGGCCTTCGGGGAGCTTTTGGACGAGGTTGATGAGGTTGGTGTTGTCGGAGATGAAGCCTCGGAACCGGTCCAGCTCGGACTCCTTCTCTGAGAGCGTTTCATGCACGCGCCTCACAGCCTTCTGGGCCTCCTCCACCGGAAACAGCGACGCGAGTGGGGTCACCCTCCCCTTTTTCGCTGCCTCTTCCATCTTCGCTGAGCCGCGCAAAGAGAGCTTTTCTTCTGAGCAAAGAGAACTCTTTTGAACcttaacttaaaaaataaaaataaataaataaaaataaaataaaataataataatagggctttgctacatacagtcgggaaatgcagtcggcgtgcagtcggctgtatggaatgaataaaaaaaaattataaaaaaattattttatattcaggggaacctacatgaattataaaaagttataaaaataattttttttttcatgtaagtctcgtattaattttttttttacagtcgactgcacgccgactgcatttcccgactgcacaaatcatttctgataATAATAACGGTGAGTTTGGACGTTAGATAGTACatttctcaatttattttattattatttttttatttttttattttttattattttttaatattttattattatttttatctatttttttaatattattcactaTATAACTCGATATCTTCCAGACTTCCAACACCTCTACCCTACCTTAAAGTGGGCAAATGAAACTAATCGTTTTTAATgatcttttatgatttttcatattttcaataagcttctttttcattattattaatttctgTTGAGATTAAAATCTTGACCATTCATTTTGGTTTAGGACACTGCTACACCATAGAGGGTGTAGCACGATAACAGTCACGACAAAGCACTTCAAATGATAACTTTTCATAACCAGATCAACTCATTCATACATTTTAAGATATGGAGGGTTAGAGTTAtgaacataaaagaaaaaaaaaaatctaatttttaattaaaatttaattaatttttaatcagTCAGATCCACTAGTTCATTATGTCCGTTTTCATCAAATCCTAATATAACTTCTATCATTTCTAGTAAAATGATAATGGGTCTACAAGGAGTGAGATTTACTTAAAATCTTAATAAGTTAAACAACTAAtgtgtataaaaataaattacgcataataaattatcatgTTAAAATTACGCTGTTAGCAGACTCGTTATTAATGCAGTGGTAACATAACATTATCATCATACTATCATAACATATACACCTACCAGTTTTAGATGccataaaatttgattttactctgacattctttaaaaaaaaaacccacttgAAACTTGTTTGCTGTTCTTCGTCAACTCATGAGTTACCACTTTATTTGTACTCACTCTAGAATGAACTGAGGAGTTTCACTAGAATAAATCCTCATCTTAGCTTTTAGAGTAATGACAAAATTAAGTTTTCATGCTATACTTTAGAAGATTTTTAATGACATGCATTTGTAAGTATGcttcaaatgacaattttgTATAATATGCTCAAAAGACGAAAATTGCACATATCTTGTAAGCAAGTAATCATATTCTCAATGtatcatataatatgatattttatattcaaatgatatttatataatgaATGTGACATTTAtccataaattataaataaattatcaaagtaTAAGTTAGAGGCCAATTTACAAATTGTATGAGTTTGGAAAATCGTAGCAGCTGTAAACAAGGTTATACTAAGTTAAGATTTGAGCTTCTAAGAACATTCTCAATAGATTAGCTAAAATTAAAGGATACTTTTGGTgaatatgagataaatttaacttttgatTATTCCATTCACACAAATCCTcacattgaattatttatttattctttatataataataaaataatattaatttaatatatttatttatatcatatttaaccattatattaattatatgttaattattaattatatgctaattaaattattggttaaaaaatcATACTTTAATGgtcatttaatattaataaccacaaatgtcaaattaaaatgatcgaaaattcaatataaatgcCTAAGCATAAATTCAATATAATGCTAATAACCCTTATTGACATTAATTGCTACAGTAAAAGCCAAAGAAATTGAaagttttttgagaaaatgttgaagaaagagagagagtgttaccaaaaaaataataaactaaacatTTGGTCATTGAACAGTTCATATCAAATTTGACTTTACTTTTACAAATACTGTAACTAAAAGCCCAAATTTTTGACTTTATATAATCCATTCCAACTAACTTTTGGTCTGTGACAGTTAAAAAGGACTCtatttttacatatgcatatttCATTGAGAGTGCTCTAAGAGCATCATTAATAGATTAtccaaatgtaaaaataaagtcTTATTTAGCTATTAGAGATGAAAAACTGCTTGCAATGGATTATGCAAACTCAAATTTATTGGCTTTGAACTACagaatatgtaaaagtaaaaccAAATTTGCTTGTTACTATTTAAGGaacaaatgtttattttattacctCATATTACTCAgattactaatttaattataatatgattacttataaataaaatagtaaaatatgataaaataaaataaattaataattaaagaaattaaatattttttaattattaattacttattattatataatgaataaatagataatctaatgtggAGATTTAATATGAATAGtcaaagttaaattcatcttatattattttattgttatataatgaaaaaatagttattctTATGTGGAGACTTACGTTAATGGAATAActaaaagttaaattcatcttatattcatcaaaaaTATCCTTTAACTAAGAGCATTCTTATTGGAATAAC
This is a stretch of genomic DNA from Carya illinoinensis cultivar Pawnee chromosome 3, C.illinoinensisPawnee_v1, whole genome shotgun sequence. It encodes these proteins:
- the LOC122304012 gene encoding RNA polymerase II subunit 5-mediating protein homolog isoform X1, which codes for MEEAAKKGRVTPLASLFPVEEAQKAVRRVHETLSEKESELDRFRGFISDNTNLINLVQKLPEGLHHNIMVPFGKAAFFPGRLIHTNEFLVLLGEGYHVERTSKQTVEILKRRGKALQSQVESLKATMQDLKAEASFFGITASEAAEGLVEIREDYVEENFTERESQSGPPKEHPPSFSEADKVKVAVEDEEYSCMVSRLDELEKAEYEAGYGNETHEDIENVAVSDEEYARMMSRLDELEKEELEAEFVNERDEDNAKLAVNDEKYAHMIARLDEIEKEPETECGNERDEDEKIKADFDQSSDQISLDKINRFSEEYQSRKLLEQTKDKKSATEETLDKRDTQKDLTDRLNCTGLTVQSRPKEEMSHGKGLVHGIMKSTPLEKALVLPEVKENVQAASSLRSEAPLQDSKPGFDSRKAFTGSIIERAHNMQTSSSQQAATSSQSTVTQPSKPVSRFKMQRR
- the LOC122304012 gene encoding RNA polymerase II subunit 5-mediating protein homolog isoform X3, which translates into the protein MEEAAKKGRVTPLASLFPVEEAQKAVRRVHETLSEKESELDRFRGFISDNTNLINLVQKLPEGLHHNIMVPFGKAAFFPGRLIHTNEFLVLLGEGYHVERTSKQTVEILKRRGKALQSQVESLKATMQDLKAEASFFGITASEAAEGLVEIREDYVEENFTERESQSGPPKEHPPSFSEADKVKVAVEDEEYSCMVSRLDELEKAEYEAGYGNETHEDIENVAVSDEEYARMMSRLDELEKEELEAEFVNERDEDNAKLAVNDEKYAHMIARLDEIEKEPETECGNERDEDEKIKADFDQSSDQISLDKINRFSESRKLLEQTKDKKSATEETLDKRDTQKDLTDRLNCTGLTVQSRPKEEMSHGKGLVHGIMKSTPLEKALVLPEVKENVQAASSLRSEAPLQDSKPGFDSRKAFTGSIIERAHNMQTSSSQQAATSSQSTVTQPSKPVSRFKMQRR
- the LOC122304012 gene encoding RNA polymerase II subunit 5-mediating protein homolog isoform X2, with the translated sequence MEEAAKKGRVTPLASLFPVEEAQKAVRRVHETLSEKESELDRFRGFISDNTNLINLVQKLPEGLHHNIMVPFGKAAFFPGRLIHTNEFLVLLGEGYHVERTSKQTVEILKRRGKALQSQVESLKATMQDLKAEASFFGITASEAAEGLVEIREDYVEENFTERESQSGPPKEHPPSFSEADKVKVAVEDEEYSCMVSRLDELEKAEYEAGYGNETHEDIENVAVSDEEYARMMSRLDELEKEELEAEFVNERDEDNAKLAVNDEKYAHMIARLDEIEKEPETECGNERDEDEKIKADFDQSSDQISLDKINRFSEEYQSRKLLEQTKDKKSATEETLDKRDTQKDLTDRLNCTGLTVQSRPKEMSHGKGLVHGIMKSTPLEKALVLPEVKENVQAASSLRSEAPLQDSKPGFDSRKAFTGSIIERAHNMQTSSSQQAATSSQSTVTQPSKPVSRFKMQRR
- the LOC122304012 gene encoding RNA polymerase II subunit 5-mediating protein homolog isoform X4, with the protein product MEEAAKKGRVTPLASLFPVEEAQKAVRRVHETLSEKESELDRFRGFISDNTNLINLVQKLPEGLHHNIMVPFGKAAFFPGRLIHTNEFLVLLGEGYHVERTSKQTVEILKRRGKALQSQVESLKATMQDLKAEASFFGITASEAAEGLVEIREDYVEENFTERESQSGPPKEHPPSFSEADKVKVAVEDEEYSCMVSRLDELEKAEYEAGYGNETHEDIENVAVSDEEYARMMSRLDELEKEELEAEFVNERDEDNAKLAVNDEKYAHMIARLDEIEKEPETECGNERDEDEKIKADFDQSSDQISLDKINRFSESRKLLEQTKDKKSATEETLDKRDTQKDLTDRLNCTGLTVQSRPKEMSHGKGLVHGIMKSTPLEKALVLPEVKENVQAASSLRSEAPLQDSKPGFDSRKAFTGSIIERAHNMQTSSSQQAATSSQSTVTQPSKPVSRFKMQRR